The region GTGCCGCATTATGTGCGTTACATACTTGTGCCAGTTCCCGCAAGGGCGCCTGGTCGCCATCCATCGAGTACACCGACTCTACCAGCACGTATACCTGCCCGCTCGTCCGTTCCAGTTTTTGCCGCAGGTCCTCCACATTATTATGGCGGAAGGCATAACTCTTGGCAAAGCTCAGGCGCAGCCCGTCTTTCATAGAGGCATGGCTGGCCTCATCATACAGCACGGTGTCGCCGCGCTGGGGCAGTGCCGACAGCAAACCCACGTTGGCGGTGTAGCCGGAGTTAAAAAGCAGCGCCGCCTCCGCCTGGTGGTAGCGCGCAATCATCCCCTCCAGCTCCTCAAACAGCGGGTGGTTACCTGATAACAGTCGGGAGCCGGTCGCACCCAATGGCAGATGTTTATACTTTTCCTCCTCCTTGTGGATAAGTGCCCGCAGTTTCTCAGAGCGAGCAAGGCCGAGGTAATCGTTAGAGCAGAAGTCAGTAAGGCCGGAGGTGATTTTCAGCGCCCGCAAGTTTCCCTGCGCCGCCCGCTCCGCCAGCTTCTGCTGTAGTTTTATGGACAAAGGATCTTGTGACAAAGGACAAAGGAGTTAAGCAATAATACCTTAAAGTATAATTCTTTTGTCTTATGTCAAATAGTCTTTTGTCTAGCCAACCACCGGTTGGCATACTTCTTTGAATGATTTTCTAGGATTCAGGCCCAGCAGCTCGAACATGGCTTTGTCCGCGTCAAAATCCGGGTTAGGAGTAGTCAGGAGTTTCTCTCCTGTAAAGATAGAATTGGCGCCAGCCAGGAAGCACAGGGCCTGTTCTGTCACGCTCATGCGCTCGCGACCAGCCGACAGGCGCACCATCGACTTCGGCATCAGGATACGGGCCGTGGCGATCATGCGCACCATCTCCCACACCGACACCAGCGGCTGGTGCTCCAGCGGCGTACCTTTAACCGGCACCAGTGCGTTTACCGGCACCGACTCCGGGTGCTGCACCATGGTAGACAAGGTATGCAGCATCTTGATGCGGTCTTCGTCCGTCTCTCCTAAACCGATAATGCCACCTGAGCATACCGAGATACCCGCTTTGCGCACGTTGTCGATCGTGTTCAGGCGGTCGTCGTAGGTACGGGTGGTGATGATGCTGGCGTAGTTATCCTCGGAGGTATCCAGGTTATGGTTGTAGGCATACAGGCCGGCCTCTTTTAGCTTCTCAGCCTGGTACTCGTTTACCATACCCAGCGTGCAGCATACTTCCAGACCCAGGTCGTTCACACCTTTCACCATATCCAGCACCTTATCGAAGTCGCGGTTATCGCGCACCTCGCGCCAGGCCGCGCCCATGCAGAAACGGGTAGAGCCGCCTTCTTTGGCGCGCTGCGCCGCCGTCAGCACCTGGTCCTGGCTCAGCAGCTTATGCACATCCACATCGGTGTGGTAGCGCGCCGCCTGCGGGCAGTAGGCACAGTCTTCGGAGCAACCGCCGGTTTTAACAGACAGAAGCGTGCACACCTGCACTTCGCCGGTGGCCTGGTACTGCTTGTGCACATTAGCTGCCTCTACAATCAGTTCCAGTACGGGTTTGTTGTATATCGCCTCTATTTCTTCCAAACTCCAGTCGTTGCGGAGAGCTGTGTTTTGTCCGTTCTGCATCATGGTCCTCGTGTTTAGGGTTACGAAGGTAATTTGAAGATTTAGGATTTAAAAATCAAAAGTCTGGGCAGCTTCGGTGGATAAATAGTTAACTTATTCAGCACGTGCAGGTTCTTTGTGGATAAATTACTTTGTTGATTTGTTGAGAAAATTTGATTAGCGGGCCAAGGGTGGAAAACAAAAAGCCCCTGCTGGTGGGCAGGGGCGGGGGGAATGGTCTCGTGTAAGCAATGTGCAAGGCCGTCGGCCGTAGCATAATGTTTATACATTGTTAGCAAATGTTATTTTAGTTTACGCCTTTCTGCAAGCTCCATTTTCATAGCTTTTATTTTAGCAGGGAGTACAAAAACTTCATTTACTAAAAGTAAAAACAAGTCGTGAACTGCATTAGCATCTTCTTCAGAAAATTCTTGTAATTCTTCGTCTTTATCGGGATGTGCTCCTTGATTTCCAACTTGTCTAATCAAACTACTATTATCATGAAAAACATCTGTTAGATTAATTTGCAAAGCATTTACATTGTCTTTTAGCCATTCTAGTTCTTTATACAAGGTTCTGCCTTTGGCTCCTAATATATCCTTAACTAAAATTTGTAGGGCACGCCTGAACATAATAGTTGCAGACATGTATTGAGAATGTTGCAAGGCGTACTTTGCTTCCAATACTGTTTTTTTCAACAAGCGATACTCTGCAGGTATATCTTTAGTCTCAAATTGTGATTCTTGAGATGGGAGGTTAAATAATTTATAGTAATCAAAAACATACCTACTGCCATTTTCAGATTCCTGCAATCTTGAAAGCACAACTAATTGTATGAAACTTTGCCTTTTACAACTTGGACATTGAATAAAAAAAGTAGCAAAAATTGGTAAGTTGTCTTTTCTGTAAGTTCTTTCATGCCACCGAGAACCTATTTTTAAGTAAGCATCTTTTTGACAAAAGTCACATCTACTAGATATTTCTGAACTTAAACTTGAAGAGTCATTTGTCAAAACGAATTGATGATTACTTTTTATGTACTCAGTAAATTCTTCTTCATTTAATAATTTCATATGTTTTTAATATTTGTTAATTTCAGTATAAACGGAACCCTATTCCGTTTATACTATCAAATCCGGGGGCTAAACGGAGTACTCTTTAAATATAGCAATTTCTATGAAACAAAAAGAGCACCCGTCTCCAGGTGCTCTTCCATTGCTGATTTCATACTTTGTACTTTACTCTTCCTGCGCCTCCTCCAGGTGCACCAGGTAGCGGGTTAGTTTGTCCCACTGCAGCTCCTGGAAGATGGCCCAGCCGCCCTCGGCCACGAAGGTATTCAGCACGGCACGGTCGCCGGCATCTTCGCCCTGGTTGTTGATACCCTCATTTTTGCCGATCTCATACCCATGGATGGTATTCCCCTGGCGGGTTACCCGGAAGGTGCTGCTGGCCTCCTTTATAAAAAAGTGCTCTACCTCGGCCTCACCCTCGCCCAACTCCTTCGGTTTCTCGCTCGGGTGCACCACAAACTCGGCAAGGTTATCCTCCTCGCGCAGGTCCGCAATCTTCACCCAGTTCTCGATGGTGGAGGCCGGAAGTATGATCTTCAGGTAATAGCCAACCTCCGGCTTGAGCGCCGTGGTGCGGCCGCGGCTATCGTAGAGCTCGAACGTGGAGTTAACGCCGGAGAGCTTGGTCCAGTCATTCACGTTAAAGAGCTTTTGTTTCGAGCGTTCAAAGGCCGTCCTGGCTTCCTGCTCGGTCGGGTAGCTGTTCTCGTTCTGGTAGACCTTGTCCTTGGTCTCCTCGCCCTGCAGCACTTTGGCCTCTTTCTTTACCTTGTTAAATATATCCTTTATCGACATGGCTGTTCTTCGTTTTAGTGATGTGGAAGTATACCTCCTCAGAGAATGAGTTTACGCGCCATTTGGCCGGATGTTGATGGCTCGGATCAGAAAGTCCGGAGGAACGTGTGAGCGAACAGGTACAGAAGGCACAGCATATAAACCGTAGAGTTGCTCTTTAGGTCGTGCCTAACACAAGGTATAGGTGGTAATAGTTATAAATTCCCATTAAATCCATATCTTAGCATATTATTGCTGCACTATCACAAAAGAAGCTGCAAAAACATCTTTTATGAAGAAAGAAGCAGGACGTTGGCTTATACTCGTGCTGCTGTTGCTGCTGTCTGCTTCCGGGGCAGAGGCAGGGGCGGCAGGCAGGCTAGGTTTTCCATACATTCAGAACTACACAAAGCAACAATATAAAGCCGGTAACCAGAACTGGTCGGTAACGCGCAGCCCCGACGGGGTGATGTACTACGGCAACTCTACCGGTCTGCTGGCTTACGACGGCAATAACTGGCAGCTCTACCAGATGCCCCATAAGCTAATCGTAAGGGCCGTGGCTGCAGACGCCAATGGGCGGGTCTATGCGGGAGGCTTTGGGGAGATGGGCTATTGGAGCCACGACGAAGAGGGGCTCTTCCGCTATACTTCCCTAGTGGGGCTGGTGCCGCCGCAGCACCGGCCTGCAGACGAGATCTGGAAGATCTACGTGGACGGGGACAACGTATACTTTCAGTCCTTTACGAGCATCTTCAGGTACCAGCATGGGAAGATGACCGTGGTGAAAGCGTCGAATCCTTTCCTGTTCCTGCACCAGGCCGGCGGCCGCTACTTCGCAGAGGTCATCTCCGAGGGCCTTTACGAGTTGAGGGGCGACAGCCTGCATTTTGTACCTGGCAGTCAGCAGCTGGGCAGCTCGGGCATTCTGAGCATCCTGCCGTTTTCCGAGGGCAGGATTTTGATCGGCACTGCCAAAAACGGTCTTTTTTTATTTGACGGACAGCAATTTACACCTTGGCAGAACGAGGCAAACGAGTTTCTGAAAACTTACCAGCTCAACAACGGTACCCTGCTCGACGGCAGCTATTATGCCTTCGGAACCATCCTGAACGGGGTGGTAGTGCTGGATGAGGACGGGAAACTGGTGCACCGCCTCAATAAAAGCAACGGCCTCCAGAACAACACTGTGCTCAACCTCTTTGCCGATGCCGCGCAAAACCTATGGGTGGGGCTGGATAACGGCGTCGACCGGGTGGAAATCAACTCGCCGCTATATTTCTACTTCGATAAGGTGGGCGATTTTGGCACCGTATACAGCAGCATCATCCATGGCAATAAAATTTACCTGGGCACCAACCAGGGCCTGTACTATAGCAACTGGAGTCCCGGTACCCCAAATGCGGCCCAGCACCTTAACTTTCGGATGATCGAGAACTCCCAGGGACAGGTATGGGAACTGACTGTTATAGATGGTGAAATTTTGTGTGGCCACAACGAAGGCACTTTCAGAGTAGAGGGAAGTGCGTTGGTCAAAATCTCGGATGTGAAGGGGGGGTGGACGATCAAAAAGCTGCAGTCGGACCCCACGGTGCTGATACAGGGCACCTATACCGGGCTGGCCGTGTACCGCAAGGGCAAAGCAGGGCACTGGGCCTTCTCCCATATGGTCAGTGGCTTTGGCGAGCCGGGCAAGCACGTGGAGCAGGACCAGAGCGGCCATATCTGGGTAAGCCATGCTTACAAGGGGCTTTACAGGTTAGCGCTGAGCCCCGACCTGCGGCAGGTAACCGATAGCAGGAGCTTCGACGAAAGCCACGGCTTGCCCGGTAGCTATAATGTAAATATTTCCCGGCTCTTCAACCGCCTGCTGTTTTCCACCGGCAGCGGGTTCTACCATTACAACGAGGCTTCCGGCAGGTTTATCCCTTACAAGGAGCTGAATGGCAAGCTGGGGCCAATGGCCACCTCTAAGCGTGTACTGCCGGCCACCGGTAAAAAGCATTGGTTCATCAACCACGGCAAGGTGGCGCTGGCAGACATGAGCAATCCGCAGCAGCCCCGCATCAACACGAGCCAGTTCAGCATTCTGGACGGCCGAATGGTGCAGGAATACGAGAGCATCAGCAAGATCAGCGACACCATTTACCTGATAAGTATGGACGACGGTTTTGTGATCTATAACTCGGAGGCCAGGGCGCAGCCAAGTATGGCGCTGCCGTCTGTCCTTATCCGGAGGGTGGAGAATACCGCGGGTAAACAGCAGGTGCTAAGCGAGACAGGCAGGTACAGGCGCGTGTTGGAGCTGCCTTACAGCCAGAATAACGTGCGGCTGTCTTACGCTTTGCCCTACTTTAAGCAGGCGCAGGTGGAGTTTCAGTATAAGCTGGAGGGGTACGCCGCTGAATGGTCGCCGTGGAGCGACGCTACGCAGAAAGAGTTCACCAACCTGGGGCAGGGCGAGTATAGCTTTAGGGTGCGCGCCCGCATAAACGGCGAGGCCGTAACAGAGGCCACCGTATACCGGTTTGTGGTGTTGCCGCCCTGGTACGCCACCTGGTGGGCTTATACTTTGTACGCCGTGCTGGCGGCGGTGCTGCTCTGGCTGGGCCGAAGGCTATACTTCAGAAAGCTGCAGCGCGATCAGCAGCGCATCCAGCAAAGGCTGGAGCAGGAGAAGCAGGAGCAACTGCGGCAGGAGGCTATCCTGCACGAGCAGAAACTGGTGAAGATACGGAACGAGCAGCTGAAGTCGGAGCTCTCGAACAAGAGTCGCGAGCTGGCCAGCACCGCCCTCAACATCGTGAACAAGAACGAGCTGCTGCAGAACATCAGCCATGAGGTAAACAAGCTGCAGGATGCCGAGGGCAACAGGCTGCCGGAGCGGCAACTAAAGAAAATCCAAAAAATCATACTGGATGGCATGAGCCCCCAGACCGATTGGGAACTGTTTGAGAATAGCTTTAACGAGACCAATGCCAACTACTTTAAGAAGCTGAAAGAGGACTATCCCGAGCTCACCCCAAACGATATGAAGCTATGCGCCTACCTGCGCATGAACATGTCGAGCAAGGAGATCGCCTCGCTGCTGAACATTACGGTGCGGGGGGTGGAACTGCGCCGTTACCGCCTCCGCAAAAAGCTGAACATGGATCCCGATAAGAACCTGGTGGAGTTCTTCATGGAGATTTAGTACCACATCATTACTACATCATTGCCCCTCTTGCCCCCCTGAAAGCCGTTTCTGGGGGGTATTTTTTATGTGATCCCTTCATCTATAACAACCGCTCCACGTATACAGAAGCATGCACTTGCCGGTGCTATTTCACGCCTGCGCCTTACAGGGTAAGCACTCACTATTTTAGGGATGATGTGGTATTGTAGTGGCGGGCTTTTTGGGCGCCGGGGCTTTTTTGCTGACATTGAAACCATCAACCTAATCAAAATCAAACCTATCATAAAACGTATGAAGAGAAAATTTATACTACTCGTCATGTGCCTGCTGGCGGTTCACCTCTCGTTTGCACAGAATACAATTTCGGTGCAGGGTAGGGTAACCGATGCCACCACCGGGCAACCGCTGATCGGGGCGGGTGTTGTGGTGCAGGGCACCACAACCGGAACTCAGACCAATGCTGATGGCAGCTATACTTTAAATGCCCCGGCAGACGGTACCCTTTCGTTTAATTACCTTGGTTATAGAAACCTGCAGGTGCCCATTAATAACCGTACGACTATTGATGTACAGCTGGAGACAGACGCTGAGGCACTGCAAGAGGTGGTAGTGGTAGGCTATGGTGTGCAGGAGAAACGGGATATTACAGGTTCCATCAGCTCTGTAGAAGGAGAGGAGATTGCCAGGCAGGCATCACAGAACCCGGTCAGCAATATCCAGGGTAAAGTGGCAGGGGTGCAGATTTCGAACAGCGGCCAGCCAGGGGCATCGCCTACCGTGCGCATACGGGGTACAGGCTCTGTTTTTGGAGATCCGGGCCCTTTATATGTGGTAGATGGTACTATTGTGCAGGATCTCAGCTTCCTGAACCCCAATGATATTGCCTCCATGGAAATCCTGAAGGATGCCTCCAGTGCTGCAATCTACGGCTTGCGTGCAGCCAACGGCGTAATACTGGTTACGACCAAGCGCGGAAGGGCTGGTGAGGCGCGCATCAACTACAATGGATTTGTAGGAGTGCAGCGCGTGACAAACAAGGTTGATTTAGCAAATTCGCAGCAGTATGCAGAACTGATCAACCAGAAAGAAGGATCAGAAATCGTAGACCCTAACCTTCCCTCTACAGATTGGTATGATGAAATCCTGCGTACAGCCAGCATTCACAACCACCAGGTGAGCTTTTCCGGAGGGTCTGATAAGATTACCTATAGTGCCAGCGCTGGTTATCTGAACCAGGAAGGCATTATCGACGGAAACAAGTATGAGCGTATTACGGCGCGCCTGCAAACAGACTTCAATGCCACAGAGCACATAAAGCTGGGCTATAACGCCATTTTCTATGATTATAACTCAGACGATGTGCCAGGCGGCGTTACGTACCAGGCCTATGTGGTTCCCCCGGTTGTGCCGGTATTTAAGGCTGACGGTAATTATGGCGACCCGGCAAACCTTGGCCTCGGCACTTTCGGCAACCCCAGGGCTGCGCTTGATTGGTACAACCAAATCTCCAACGGCCAGAACCTGACTGGTAGTGCCTTCGGTGAGGTCAACTTCCTGGAGAACTTTACGTTCCGCTCCAGCCTCGGGCTTTCCTACGCTATCAACGAGTACCGCAACTATGTATCCGAGGACTCGCTTACAACCACGCAGGTTGCCCGACGCAGCACCCTCACAAAATCCAGAAGTAAGTTTACCCGTTGGCTCTGGGAGAATACCCTTACCTTCGATAAGCAGTTCGGAGACCACGAGGTAACTGCCTTGCTGGGGTACTCGGCGCAGGAGGATAATGAAGAGGCCTTGATCGGCTCCGCCAACGATGTGCCTTTCGAGTCGGAGGCGACGCTGTACTTAGGCTTAGGAGACCCGGAAACCTTTTTTATCACCAACACTGCTGATAAACTTACCCTGCTCTCTTATTTCGGCCGCGTAAACTATAACTACAAGAACCGGTACTTACTCACGGCCACACTCCGACGCGACGGCTCCTCTAAATTCCCGGAGGATGAACGTTTTGACTACTTTCCAGCAATAGGCTTAGGCTGGGTAGTCTCTGAGGAATCGTTTATGCAGAACCAGCAAGTGCTGGATTACTTTAAACTGCGCGGCAGTTGGGGCAAACTGGGTAACAGCCGTATTCCTTCCAACATAACCATTCTGCGGCCGGACCTGGACAATCCAATCTATACAGCTGTTTTTGGCGGGGTGGTGTACCCGGGTGGTACCATCAACCTGGCGGTTCCACCAACTCTGTTTTGGGAAGTGGTGAAAGAGACAGACATCGGGGCAGAATTTGCTTTCCTGGACAACAGGCTTACAGCTGAAATCGACTGGTACAATCGTGAGACGGAGGACGCCATTTTCAATACGCCGCTGCCTGCCACACTAGGTACACTGACAAGTGATATTTTTGGAAACTTTGCCAGCTTCCGTAACAGAGGGCTCGAGTTTGTTGCTACCTGGAATCAGGATGTCACCGTTGATTTCAGCTACTCTATAAGCGGCAACTTCTCAACCAACAAGAACGAGGTGACCGAGGTGGCTACAGGTTTGCCCCAGTTTAGTGGAGGACTCCCTGTGGGCCGCATCTTTACCAGCGTAACCCGTGTAGGCGACCCGATCGGGTCCTTTTATGGCTATGAGGTGGAAGGCATCTTCCAAAATGAGCAGGAGATAGCAAACTCTGCCCAGGCTAACGTGACTAACATAGAGCCCGGAGACTTCCGCTACCGCGACCTGAACGGCGACAATGTGATCGACGCGAATGACAAGACGATCATTGGCAATCCAAACCCAGGGTTCTACTATGGCTTAAACACGAACTTTAGGTACAGAAACTGGGATTTCCAGTTAGACTTTCAGGGCGTTGGCGATGTAGACGTGTATAATGCAAACAAAGGAGTAAGGATCGGCAACGAGAACTATACAGAAGACTTTTATGAAAACCGCTGGAGTGGGCCGGGGTCTACCAATACCTATCCAAGTCCTGACTTAAAAGATGCTAACATTCAGGCTAACAGTTGGTATGTGGAGGATGGTAGCTACATGCGTATCCGAAATCTGCAGTTGGGTTATACCCTGCCAAGTGCACTTACCAGTGGCTGGAAAATGGAGCGCATCAGACTCTATGTAAATGCGCAGAACCCGGTTACCTGGTTCGACTACACAGGCTTTACACCTGAGGTAGGAGGAGCCCCCAACAGCGCAGGCGTAGACTTGAACGTGTACCCGCTTTCTGCCACTTATAACTTTGGTGTAGATGTTAACTTCTAAAACGGAATCAAGAGCAAATCATATGGAAAAGAACAGAAAGAGGGGCAGAGGAAAGGCTTTAATTGTGCTAGGCGTACTGTTGCTTAGCGGGCTGTATGCCTGTAAGGAGGAGGAGTTCCTGGATGTGCAACCTCAGGGTGAAACAACCAGCGAGACATTCTTCGTGACACCTGAGGATGCGATCAGATCGGTGAACGCGATTTATGGCAACCTGCGGGAGTGGAAAGTTGCCGCGTTTGCCAACCTGGCGATGACGAACATTGCCTCAGACAATGCAGAGAAAGGGAGTGATCCCGGAGACGCTGCATTCATGAACGATTTCGATAACTTCACCATTTCTCCCACTCAATTTATTCTGGATGACTACTGGACTGGCCAGTACCAGGCCATCAACCTGACAAACCAGGCGATCACGAACATCCCGAACATTGAGATGGATCAGGCGCTGAAGGATCGCCTGATTGCGGAGGCTAAGTTTCTGCGTGCCTATCATTACTTCAACCTTGTCAGAGCCTTCGGCGATGTGCCGCTGCTCACGCGTGTTCCAACAGAACCGGAGGAACTGAACCCGGTGCGCACTCCAAAAGAGCAGGTATACCAACAAATTATTCAGGATCTGACAGATGCAGCGCAGGTGCTGCCTCAGAGTTATGATGCAGCCAATGTTGGCCGCGTTACCGAAGGGGCCGCACTTACCCTTCTGGCAAAGGTGCAGATGTACCAGGAGAACTGGCAGGCAGTGTATGACCTTACCAGCCAGGTAATGAGCATGGGCTACTCGCTCACACCGAATTACTACGACATCTTCCGTATTTCAGGGGAGAATAACAGTGAGTCTATTTTTGAGGTGCAGGCCACGACCATACCCGGAAACTGTGGGGCGTCTAACCTGCAGTGGGGGGAAGTACAGGGAGTTCGCCCCCAGTTCGGCTGGGGATTTGGCATACCTACTGAGGACCTGGTCAATGCCTACGAAGAGGGAGATGAGCGCCTGGACGCTACTATTTTGTTTAGAGGGGAAACAACCCCTGAAGGCGATAAGATCGATGAGAATGCATCAAATCCGCGGTATAACCAAAAGGCCTATGTACCAAGCTACGTAACGCGGGAGTGTGGTTATGCTAAAGATCAGAACATGCGCATTTTACGCTATGCAGAGGTGCTTTTGATGCATGCCGAGGCCGCCAATGAGCTAGGCATGACCCAGGAGGCACTGGATGCACTGAACCAGGTGCGCGAGAGAGCTGGTTTAGATCCAATCACGTCTGCTTCGCAGGAGGAGTTGCGCAACATTATCTGGCACGAACGCCGGGTGGAGCTCGCGCTGGAAGGGGATCGCTTCTTTGACCTGGTGAGACAAGGCAGAGCAGCGGAGGTGCTGCAAGCGCAAGGGAAACAGTTTACAGAAGGTGTAAATGAGGTATATCCTATTCCACAGCGCCAGATAGACCTCAGCAACGGTGTGCTTACCCAGAACCCGGGTTATTAATTACTAAATAATTGAAGTATGGGGCCGCCGCAAGGCAAGGCTCCATACTTTCTTTTCTTTCACTATTTAGACTACACTTTCGCAACGGATGTTGAACAAACAGCTATGGTACTGCTGCCTGCTACTGCTATGCACACTGCTGTCCTGCAAGGGCGAGGCAGATGAGGAGCAGCCTGCACCGGGACCAACTGATCCTGTAGCCCCCTCAGAACCCACGGCAGCAGAAGATAAAGCCCTGCTGGATGAAGTACAGGAGAGTACCTTCCGCTACTTTTGGGACTTTGCCCATCCTGCCAGTGGTATGGCGCGTGAGCGCAGCAGCTCCGGCGACCTCGTAACCACAGGCGGCACCGGCTTCGGCGTGCAGGCTATACTTGTAGGAGTGCACCGCGGCTGGATCACACGTGAGCAGGCTGTAGAACGACTAAACAAACTTTCAGATTTTCTGGCCAAGGCCGATCGTTTTCATGGCGTATGGCCACACTGGCTGCATGGCAATACCGGCGCCACCATTCCTTTTAGCCCCAAAGATAACGGCGGCGATCTGGTGGAGACATCCTTTCTGATGAACGGCCTGCTTACGGCCCGCACCTACTTTAATGGCGGCGGCGCAGAGGCAGAGCTCCGGCAAAAGATCACCCAGCTCTGGGAAACAGTGGAGTGGGACTGGTACGCCTCGCGTGGTGACGGCAAGCTCTACTGGCACTGGAGCCCCACCTATGGCTGGGAGATGAACATGCCCCTACAGGGCTGGAACGAGGCACTGATCACCTACGTGCTGGCCGCCGCCTCGCCCACCCACCCCATCTCGCCGGAAGTATACCGGAATACCTGGGTGAGCGCCAACTTCGGGGCCGCACAGAACTACGGCGGCTATACCTTGAAAATGGGACCGGCCTATGGTGGTCCGCTGTTCTTTGCCCACTACTCTTTCCTGAGCCTCGACCCGCGGCAGCTGGAAGATACCTATACGAACTACTGGCAGCAAAACCTGAACCATACCATGGTGAACCGCTCCTACAGCCTCAGTTCTGCGCCGCAGAGCTACGGCTACACCGAGAGCTTCTGGGGCCTTACGGCTTCCGATGATCCGGATGGTTATGCCGCTCACTCACCCGCCAACGACAATGGCACGGTGGCACCCACGGCGGCGCTGGGTTCTTTCCCCTACACACCCTATTACAGCATGCAGGTGCTCCGGAAAATGTACAAGGGCCTTCGCAGCCGGATGGTGGGGGAGTATGGCTTAAAGGACGCGCATAACAAGGCCCGTAACTGGACAGCCACCGACCACCTGGCCATCGATCAGGGGCCGATTGTGGTGATGATAGAGAATTACCGCAGCGGACTGCTCTGGGGCCTGTTTACTAACCTGCCCGAAGTACAGACCGGGCTTTCCAAACTGGGCTTCCGAAAACCGACCTACGATACAGGCTTTCCGCTGGTAACACCCGATATCAGAACAAGCCAGGTAGATCTGTTGCGCCACCCGGACAAGGACAACTACCTGATCGATGTGGCCACGAAAGAAGCTGGGAGCTATACCCTAAAACTGCTGCAAGAGGACGGCACGGAGCTAAAAACGATCTGGAACAACGAGAGCAAAAGTGCTGGACTGGAGCAGGTGGCGCTGGGGCAGGAACTGGCGCCGGGAAAGTATAAACTGCTGCTCCGTTCGGGCGCTACATCTAAAGAGATCCTGCTTTACCTCCATTAAGAACAAGTGTAAACCAGTATCTGAGATAAAAATTACAGAAACAAAACAATACACACATGAAGCGAACCTTACTAGCCATACCCTTGCTGGCCGCTCAGCTTTTCTATGGCTGCCAGAGTTCTTCCGAAACGAGCACCGTTACAACTGAGCCAGCTGCCGACACCACTGCAACAGCTGGCCAGCAGCTGTCGGATGAGGAGTTGCTGGCGCTGGTGCAGGAGCAGACCTTTCAGTACTTCTGGGAGGGGGCAGAGCCTAACTCGGGGCTTGCCCGCGAGCGTATCCACATGGATGGCGATTATCCACAAAATGACCAGAATGTGGTTACCACCGGTGCCACTGGCTTTGGTTTAATGGCCATTGTAGTGGGCATGGAGCGTGGCTTTATTACCCGAAAGGAAGGGG is a window of Pontibacter kalidii DNA encoding:
- a CDS encoding DUF4145 domain-containing protein; amino-acid sequence: MKLLNEEEFTEYIKSNHQFVLTNDSSSLSSEISSRCDFCQKDAYLKIGSRWHERTYRKDNLPIFATFFIQCPSCKRQSFIQLVVLSRLQESENGSRYVFDYYKLFNLPSQESQFETKDIPAEYRLLKKTVLEAKYALQHSQYMSATIMFRRALQILVKDILGAKGRTLYKELEWLKDNVNALQINLTDVFHDNSSLIRQVGNQGAHPDKDEELQEFSEEDANAVHDLFLLLVNEVFVLPAKIKAMKMELAERRKLK
- a CDS encoding ligand-binding sensor domain-containing protein, coding for MKKEAGRWLILVLLLLLSASGAEAGAAGRLGFPYIQNYTKQQYKAGNQNWSVTRSPDGVMYYGNSTGLLAYDGNNWQLYQMPHKLIVRAVAADANGRVYAGGFGEMGYWSHDEEGLFRYTSLVGLVPPQHRPADEIWKIYVDGDNVYFQSFTSIFRYQHGKMTVVKASNPFLFLHQAGGRYFAEVISEGLYELRGDSLHFVPGSQQLGSSGILSILPFSEGRILIGTAKNGLFLFDGQQFTPWQNEANEFLKTYQLNNGTLLDGSYYAFGTILNGVVVLDEDGKLVHRLNKSNGLQNNTVLNLFADAAQNLWVGLDNGVDRVEINSPLYFYFDKVGDFGTVYSSIIHGNKIYLGTNQGLYYSNWSPGTPNAAQHLNFRMIENSQGQVWELTVIDGEILCGHNEGTFRVEGSALVKISDVKGGWTIKKLQSDPTVLIQGTYTGLAVYRKGKAGHWAFSHMVSGFGEPGKHVEQDQSGHIWVSHAYKGLYRLALSPDLRQVTDSRSFDESHGLPGSYNVNISRLFNRLLFSTGSGFYHYNEASGRFIPYKELNGKLGPMATSKRVLPATGKKHWFINHGKVALADMSNPQQPRINTSQFSILDGRMVQEYESISKISDTIYLISMDDGFVIYNSEARAQPSMALPSVLIRRVENTAGKQQVLSETGRYRRVLELPYSQNNVRLSYALPYFKQAQVEFQYKLEGYAAEWSPWSDATQKEFTNLGQGEYSFRVRARINGEAVTEATVYRFVVLPPWYATWWAYTLYAVLAAVLLWLGRRLYFRKLQRDQQRIQQRLEQEKQEQLRQEAILHEQKLVKIRNEQLKSELSNKSRELASTALNIVNKNELLQNISHEVNKLQDAEGNRLPERQLKKIQKIILDGMSPQTDWELFENSFNETNANYFKKLKEDYPELTPNDMKLCAYLRMNMSSKEIASLLNITVRGVELRRYRLRKKLNMDPDKNLVEFFMEI
- a CDS encoding aminotransferase class I/II-fold pyridoxal phosphate-dependent enzyme, whose amino-acid sequence is MSQDPLSIKLQQKLAERAAQGNLRALKITSGLTDFCSNDYLGLARSEKLRALIHKEEEKYKHLPLGATGSRLLSGNHPLFEELEGMIARYHQAEAALLFNSGYTANVGLLSALPQRGDTVLYDEASHASMKDGLRLSFAKSYAFRHNNVEDLRQKLERTSGQVYVLVESVYSMDGDQAPLRELAQVCNAHNAALIVDEAHAVGLYGAKGEGLVSDLGLEQEVFARVLTYGKAMGLHGAAVVGPQVLREFLINYSRAFIYTTGLPTHALVALKCAYTLLPELAEEREWVKRLAHLLYRKLNNISGIRCTPEGSVILSVFLQQPQQLKALAAALQQDRFDVRPVLSPTVPQGTERLRVIVHAFNTEEEIEGLVQAIAKGT
- the bioB gene encoding biotin synthase BioB, translated to MMQNGQNTALRNDWSLEEIEAIYNKPVLELIVEAANVHKQYQATGEVQVCTLLSVKTGGCSEDCAYCPQAARYHTDVDVHKLLSQDQVLTAAQRAKEGGSTRFCMGAAWREVRDNRDFDKVLDMVKGVNDLGLEVCCTLGMVNEYQAEKLKEAGLYAYNHNLDTSEDNYASIITTRTYDDRLNTIDNVRKAGISVCSGGIIGLGETDEDRIKMLHTLSTMVQHPESVPVNALVPVKGTPLEHQPLVSVWEMVRMIATARILMPKSMVRLSAGRERMSVTEQALCFLAGANSIFTGEKLLTTPNPDFDADKAMFELLGLNPRKSFKEVCQPVVG